Genomic window (Drosophila sulfurigaster albostrigata strain 15112-1811.04 chromosome 2R, ASM2355843v2, whole genome shotgun sequence):
CAGAGAATAACGCCTGCTTAAGTGAATTAATTGAGAATATGTTCCAACACTGGCAGAATGGTAAGTCCAGACAATAAATTGCCATTGCAGTCTTGCTGCaatcacaatttatttgcaggTGTGCCTGGTCTGCGCGGCGTGGGCGCCTTGGATCCTTTTCGGGTGGGCAAGCTGCGGATTGCCCAACGTGTGCCTCCTAATCTGGACGTTCAAGTGGCACTGCGCAACCTGACAACATATGGTCTTAGCCAAGCTAAGATACTCAACAGCACGTAAGCTGCACGAAATAAACTGCTTGTTGAGCAAATTAAATGCGATATAAATGGCTTTTAGCTCTATCTTCAAGTCTGGCCACTATGCGACTGGCTTCCATGTGCAGCTTTCAAAAATCACTCTCAAGTGCAACTACAAGCTAAGGGGCCACGTGCTGGTTCTCAATTTAAATAGTGCTGGCGTTTTGAATTCTGAAATTGGTAAGAAAATTCGAAATGCTTGCAATATGCAATTCTCATTTTTTGTTGCGTAAATATTGCAGATAATTTGGAGTTTTACTTGGGAATGAAGATGAAACCAATACAGTCGCAGGATTTAACTTTTATGAATGTTACTGCCATTAAAACAGATGTTAAGCGTGTCGATAAGGTTCGCATAAATCTAACAAATCTCTTTGGTGGCAATCGGGAACTCGAAGACAGTGCCAATCAGCTTTTCAATGAGAATTGGCGTGTTCTCTACGATGTGTTGCGTCCGGTGCTGACTCAGACCTTTGACACGGTGCTGCTAGATCGATTTAGCAAGATATTCCAGTATGTGCCAGCCAAGTATTTATATCAGGGATTTGATTAACAATTTGTCTTTCAAAACCTGTCCCATATGTGCTTATAATGTGTAGAcgtattaagtatacgctAATTAAATGAGCTTTTTCTAAGTATATCAATTTCCCAGAgaaaaggtaaaaaaaaaccttttgctGGCTAAGACGATACTCTGAATGATGATgaaaataatgtatatattatattatttgttatttctaaatataattgtaaatattaaaaaacaaattctgtATTTATCTGATGGTCGCTATgaaattatgttatacaaattaaaattgttattgttatttgaatattttttgtttttatttttaaactatttttgtacTATCAAGCTTctttacaaattttcataaatatatttgttttgtagtattatatttttttcttaaattatgaCTCTTTTAATCAgcctttatttttatatcattttacTAAAGTGCATATACATGTATTTgtgttatttcaatttctccTCTACGTTGTGGCTAACCAGTTTTTGGTTTGAATTTGCCAAACATTGACTAGGTCAGTGGACTTAAAGTATTTCGATTGTCTCGGTGGAGAGCAAAGAAATGGTCAAAAGCTTTGCAAAGGTCGTTGCAGTCGCATTTCAAATGCTGGCCAAGGGACAATAAAGCCAGTTGTGAGCTGCacataattgaaattcttgAGCTGTTCTAAAGCTTCCGTATACAACAGCTGCCCCCTCATTAGACTCGCTGCATTCTGTGCTCCAAATAGAACGAGCTGATTTCATATGCGTATGTGCGAGTTGCCAGCATAAATTGCCAGCCAAGAATTTGTTTAGACGTTAATAACCTGATTGCTTATAGAGTTctacagatatatatatgtatgtacatgttaTAGCTGGCAAGCGGGGGCAGGAAGTACACGATAGTTGGCTGTTGGCGTTAATAACGCTTTCGATTTCTATGCGGCATTCCAGCGCACACTCGATTCTGTTCGGGCTCAAGCTTCGTATATCGCAGCTGATCGCTGTCAGAGCCAAGAGCCAAGAGCCAAGTGGTCGCTGGTAAGCTCCAAGTCGCCCCCGTACCCGACCGACGCCCGACCACTCCCTGCACCTGCCACGATCTCCACCGGGCAATTGAGTGTCGGCCGCCTTCGGCTTACAGTTTTACTTTACTtcaaatttacttattttgctCGAATTGTTGTTCGTGGTATAAAAGCGTTGCACGCCCTGATTTTCTTTTGAGTTGTCGTTTCGTTGCGCAGAGTCTCGTGTGGAAGTGCAgaggaaaaaataaacaaaagcataaaGCGCTCGCTATTCAAATTGAACGCTACTTATTCGCTGCGTTTggatttcaattcatttgtaTTCCCATTTAACTGTTTGCAACTGTTTTGAGATTGGTGAAAGCGAATCGACAATCGtaattattcacaaaacatttgacaaaatgctgaaattggtgagcaaaacaaaccaagacgaaataaacaaataaacaaagtgcAATATGAAACCCTTGAAATTGTCGATAGaatcaagtatttttgctTAGTCAAAGCGTTAGAATGCAGTCGCAAAACTGGTTTTGACGCCCCTATAAATCCCGTCTACAAGTCAACGAGTTAACATTGTGTGCGCCAAGTGTCTTGAGATTTATGAGCATGATTAAATGGGGCTTAATTGCAATTCTTTTACCAGCGTCCTTGAGCGCGACTTTACGGAATGCTTTGCCGTTGAGTAAGcccaaaaaaatcgaatgaaTACTGCTTGCCAATTTGGCAAATTAAGTTGCAATTACAATATTGGGAAACAATCAATTAGTGTTGGCGCGTTAAAGTGTTTCAATATTTGTCACATTTGTCTcattaattaaagcaattgtttaataacataatttaatttttacttgTCATTCATGTCTCTCTTTTGCACAGTCCACTTGCTGTTGCCTGATGCTGGCGCTGGCTCAcattgcgtatgcgcaacatcAGGATTATACAACGCCCGTGCCCATATTGAAGCAGATCGATAAGCACAACGACGACGGATCCTACACCTATGGCTACGAGGCCGCCGATAAGAGTTTTAAGATCGAAACAAAGTATCCCAATGGCGAGGTCTATGGCAAGTATGGCTATGTGGACGATCAGGGCAAGGTGCGTGAGATCGAGTACGGTGCCAGCAAGCGTGGCTTTGAGCCAGCTGGCAGTCACATCAATGTGCCGCCGCCAACGCTGACTAACAGCAATCCCTATCCACTGGGTCCCAATGAGTTGGACGATGGCCAGTATCGCGAAGATCCCGCTGTCTACTACAAGGATCAGAAGTTCAATCGCCCGGCAGTTGCCGCCAGCAAGTTCAGCTTGAACGACTTTGGGCAacgccatcagcagcagccgcagtatgcaccagctccagctccggCCCCAGCTCGTCCCTACTACAATCCCACACCACAATACTACAATCCTCCAGCGCCACAGCCACGCTACTATCAACCACCAGCGCAGCAGTCATATTATGCGcctcagcaacagcagccctATAATGGACAGCCGGAGCAACATCATCCGGCGTTGCGTAATCTGAACATCTACACGGGCTCCTATAGCATCGACTATACGGGCAGAAAGTAAAGTAAGCAATTTGTCTGTTGCTCAGAGAGTTAGCCACTAGCCTAAGCGACTGATGTCCGAGGACACAATGTCACAATCTTTGTTACTGCCAAATAAATCAGTCACTCCCGATAtcagatatacatatatgaaatcTATCTATGTctgtttaaatatgtatgtgtatgtattgtgTTTAATATACGAATATAATGTTGAAAGAATACTCAATAAAAACTGGGGAAATAACCAACGATGAGATCAAAAAAACATTCCATgtcttggctttggctttgggttttgctttgtgtgttttgtgctttaaATTTTCCGCTTCAATTGGCCCAATTGAATATACGGCAATAATCGGGTGCATTACGTCAACACTTGGctacaacacaacacaacacaacataacacaacacagcacaacacagcagaaaaaaaagaatgataTAGTAAAAAATTGTAACTGATTTAGATACTATTAGAAACCAGCTCTGCcctgttgtgttgttgtcgatgttgtggttgttgctatTGGAATTTGGTGCACTTATGCAATGGCCAAAACCACTTTCAAATGCAccgcagacaacaacagccaaccAGTTAGCCAGTAAGGCACTAAGACAGTATGGCAATAAGGCAGTTAGTCACTTGGGCACTGGACAACTGCTCCATGTTGGCCATGTTTTCGGTGTAGAAGGTGCAACTGGAGACACGAGTTCACAAGCTGCAGGGGCGTTTGGTTTGTTGTTAGGGGCTCCAAATGCACAGTGGCCAGAGAACAATAAACCGCGACAATCGCATGCAAATCGTTTTTTtccaaattgatttaattaatttaattgtgctTATCGGCGATTTATTGCAGTTAATTGAATGGTTTTTATGGTTGTGCCTTTTGTCAATTTCGACCACTGTGCGACTTTGGCGGGCCAtacttgaaatgttttttgcttggcagcagcaacacgaaGAATCAAACGCCAGTTGACTGCACCTATTaaatgcactcacacacacagatacacacgcatacactaCACTAGTGCTGGtggaattatttttgcaagcgtttatataattttgcgCAGAGCAAAATACTTTGCTCGATGCCAAGAAAAAGTGAAACTTGTCTGGGCGCTGTCGGGGCGTTGCCATGACTCAAGAATTTTCCTCCAACATATTTtcagttgtatttttttcttgtattgtatttgtgtatattttttgtttcttcagCTCTTGCTGTGTTTTGTAGTCTAAATCTGCACAGCAGCTGTTACTAGCTGCTTGGGTGTTGTCAGAAATAGCACATGAACCATAAGTACAAGGTGAACAGGCATAAGAACTTGCAGCTGCCGTTGCCGAaggatttaatttaatgcccACTACTACTAACGGTATCGGACATAGATGCAAATACAATAACGAATATATTGCTGtttctcaatttaatttgaagtaaattgaaaagcaGCATTGAACTTTTACTTGGGGCATCATTTGACAACTATCTCTCATAGCTGAGAGTAAATGCAATTATCCAACAATTCGATTACTGTTTTATTGCATTCTGTAATTGCAAGTCTTGAATCCATAATATGCAGCTGCAATATTTGCGAAACATATTGAGGAATGTTTTGTGGTAATCAATAACCTTGATCGTGTGCGTAGACAAGAGTCCAAGTTCAGGTACACAGTGGAAACAAGCCTACTACTTCACTCTGTCATTGTTCCCCCAGACAAACCAGTTGAGAAACGAGTCTTAATCCAATACGCACTCGGTAAGAATAAACTCGACACCGACCCCCAAGCGAAATCAAGTGCGTCATGGGTCAGAGTAGTTGCTTTATTTCCTAGTCTGAAGCGGGTCCATTgcaatgtgcgtgtgtgtgtgcgtatattGGTCTGCAAGTTTAATCTGTCCCAATGCATATCGAATTCCAATTCCATATccatatttatgtacatacattgtAACGGTGCTCTGCGTATATGCCATTAAGCAACGGCAAGGCCACTTCGATTGTGTACACAAAACCCAGAGCGAAGTAAACGAAGTAAAGGTATATTACACACATTTGCTCGCATATTTTGAGGTGTGGGGGCAGCTTTCAATTCTCGCACTTCATATGTGTGCGAGTAGTGTGCAAATTACATGCCCCCGACGGGCAACAGTTAGTTGTTCATTAACATGCAGCAGCACAATGCGATAAAGACAAACCAACGGAAGTGTTTTGCATTATGTATACGCACCGTTGGTTGCCATAGCTACCACACAGCAATTTGCAGCTCCTGGCTGATCAAATCTGCCACCTTTTGTGTAAGAAATGAGGCAATTATTACTATGTATGAGCTGGCACTCATTAATATTGCTCAACTCTGTCGATTTGTGATCCGGTTTACTTGCGAAATGcttgaaaacaaattcaatttgggtttattttgagtatttaatttaatttgtatttaatatttatttgt
Coding sequences:
- the LOC133838852 gene encoding circadian clock-controlled protein daywake-like — protein: MTAFALRFLVLSSSFWFLVLRAQQPYLQERPDFIKPCSLKDSENNACLSELIENMFQHWQNGVPGLRGVGALDPFRVGKLRIAQRVPPNLDVQVALRNLTTYGLSQAKILNSTSIFKSGHYATGFHVQLSKITLKCNYKLRGHVLVLNLNSAGVLNSEIDNLEFYLGMKMKPIQSQDLTFMNVTAIKTDVKRVDKVRINLTNLFGGNRELEDSANQLFNENWRVLYDVLRPVLTQTFDTVLLDRFSKIFQYVPAKYLYQGFD
- the LOC133838220 gene encoding uncharacterized protein LOC133838220, with protein sequence MLKLSTCCCLMLALAHIAYAQHQDYTTPVPILKQIDKHNDDGSYTYGYEAADKSFKIETKYPNGEVYGKYGYVDDQGKVREIEYGASKRGFEPAGSHINVPPPTLTNSNPYPLGPNELDDGQYREDPAVYYKDQKFNRPAVAASKFSLNDFGQRHQQQPQYAPAPAPAPARPYYNPTPQYYNPPAPQPRYYQPPAQQSYYAPQQQQPYNGQPEQHHPALRNLNIYTGSYSIDYTGRK